One genomic region from Rosa rugosa chromosome 1, drRosRugo1.1, whole genome shotgun sequence encodes:
- the LOC133729569 gene encoding uncharacterized protein LOC133729569, with amino-acid sequence MADPLVARCLYSGKGYMIPLNQCMSYSELYEDIFRKFQFLPSDIIELQYAVPGCEVCFLRNDRDFQMLFCSARIHRLECVDISVLKIGGGCRRSCSVDSGSEVIDEDDYLGDAFRTEVHKTYLSDEWSSYIHHVGDKFHGAAELREKLRKYAIAVGFEFVFLRNDLDRIHAVCANVGTEGCDWHLRAFSSSANGCLYITELNNIHTCKGVVRTQKHKLLGSKVVKTCIAADVSYNLSLKPREIMSKFKSTYGFDISYKVALKAKHRAKEAIYGSDADTFSKLSWYKEAVLQSNPGSSFVLEVEPSSNRFQRLFVAYGGCVEGFQFYLPVLYVDGTFGKSIYKGQILSATGRNGNQGFYPLAICFCDSETDANWTFFFKHLKSLLQPQGRVITFISDRGVGLLSAFDKVFAGNPHLFCYKHLVANLAGKYRGKGTSKLIEDVKQKFFKVAYSSTEKEYRFNLRLLRAVGGADIIDPFLAELPVENWCRAFYTSCRYGVMANGIAESFNSWIAIERLMPVYCMLDQTRIKQMEMAGKRMEEAERWTTELTPKMEERLKVQMEKSRCFSVHYSSPGVYEVRSDFSYVVNISDHSWSCVKWQINCFPCPHSLAALQAASENVYDYIDKYFHVDMFKKSCSFPIRPITNVDKRPPGRPRVKRFKSVGEVN; translated from the exons ATGGCTGATCCCCTGGTTGCTAGGTGCCTTTACTCTGGCAAAGGTTATATGATTCCTTTGAATCAATGCATGAGCTACTCTGAGTTGTATGAAGACATTTTCCGTAAATTCCAGTTTTTGCCAAGTGATATTATTGAGCTTCAGTATGCAGTTCCAGGTTGTGAAGTTTGTTTTCTTCGTAACGATCGTGATTTCCAGATGCTGTTTTGCTCTGCTAGAATACATAGGTTAGAGTGTGTCGATATTTCAGTTTTAAAGATTGGGGGAGGTTGTAGGAGATCTTGTTCGGTGGATAGTGGTTCGGAAGTTATTGATGAAGATGATTATTTGGGTGATGCATTCAGGACTGAAGTTCACAAGACTTATTTGTCTGATGAGTGGAGTTCTTATATTCATCATGTCGGGGATAAGTTTCATGGTGCTGCTGAGCTTCGTGAGAAGCTCAGGAAGTATGCAATTGCAGTTGGTTTCGAGTTTGTATTCCTGAGAAATGATTTGGACCGTATTCATGCAGTCTGTGCAAATGTTGGAACCGAAGGTTGTGATTGGCATCTTCGTGCTTTTTCATCATCTGCCAATGGTTGCCTTTATATAACAGAGTTGAATAATATTCACACTTGCAAGGGTGTAGTTAGGACTCAAAAGCACAAGCTTttgggatccaaggttgtcaagaCTTGCATTGCTGCTGATGTTAGCTATAATCTTTCATTGAAGCCAAGGGAGATTATGAGCAAGTTCAAATCAACATATGGGTTTGATATTTCCTACAAGGTTGCCTTGAAAGCAAAGCATCGGGCTAAGGAAGCGATTTATGGTTCCGATGCGGACACGTTCAGCAAGTTATCTTGGTATAAGGAAGCTGTTTTGCAGAGTAACCCCGGTTcttcttttgtgttggaagttgAACCATCTTCAAATCGTTTTCAGAGGCTTTTCGTAGCTTACGGAGGTTGTGTAGAAGGCTTCCAATTCTATTTGCCTGTGTTGTATGTCGATGGAACGTTTGGTAAAAGCATTTACAAGGGTCAGATTCTTTCTGCAACTGGGAGGAATGGAAATCAAG GTTTCTACCCTCTAGCCATATGTTTTTGTGATTCTGAGACCGATGCAAACTGGACATTCTTTTTCAAGCATTTGAAGAGTCTGCTTCAACCTCAAGGAAGAGTTATCACATTTATTAGTGATCGGGGTGTTGGATTGTTGAGTGCCTTCGATAAGGTATTTGCTGGTAATCCTCATCTGTTTTGTTACAAGCACTTGGTGGCGAACCTTGCCGGTAAATATAGGGGTAAAGGTACTTCAAAATTGATAGAAGATGTTAAGCAGAAGTTTTTTAAGGTTGCATATTCCTCTACTGAGAAGGAATACCGTTTCAATTTGCGGTTGCTTAGAGCAGTTGGTGGTGCCGATATTATTGACCCTTTTCTTGCTGAATTGCCTGTGGAAAATTGGTGCCGTGCATTTTATACTAGCTGTCGATATGGAGTTATGGCTAATGGGATTGCTGAATCATTTAACTCTTGGATTGCAATTGAGCGTTTGATGCCAGTCTATTGTATGCTGGACCAgacaagaataaaacaaatgGAGATGGCGGGTAAGAGGATGGAAGAGGCAGAACGTTGGACCACAGAACTAACTCCCAAAATGGAGGAAAGGTTGAAGGTGCAGATGGAGAAATCTCGTTGTTTCAGTGTCCATTATTCTAGTCCTGGAGTTTATGAGGTTAGATCTGACTTTTCATATGTAGTCAACATTTCCGATCATTCATGGTCATGTGTGAAATGGCAGATCAATTGTTTTCCTTGTCCTCACAGCCTTGCTGCATTACAAGCTGCTTCTGAGAATGTATATGATTATATTGATAAGTACTTTCATGTTGATATGTTCAAGAAGAGCTGTAGTTTTCCCATCCGTCCGATAACCAATGTTGATAAGAGGCCCCccgggaggcctagggtgaagcggttcaagtcGGTTGGAGAGGTTAATTGA